In Candidatus Binatia bacterium, the following are encoded in one genomic region:
- a CDS encoding NUDIX hydrolase, with protein sequence MRQIYKGRIVDLRLEEVTLPNQVTVTLEVIRHPGAAAIVPVHDDGSVTLVHQYRYAAGGFIWEIPAGKLDGGEEPIRCAARELQEEVGLVAAELVQLGAIFTAPGFCDERIHLFLARKLTPTVQQLEEDEVLSISRMPLQSALSMIRAGEIQDAKTIAGLHHAAAYLAGESTR encoded by the coding sequence GTGCGTCAGATCTACAAGGGGCGCATCGTCGACCTGCGCTTGGAGGAGGTCACACTGCCGAATCAGGTCACCGTGACCCTGGAAGTCATTCGACATCCGGGCGCGGCGGCGATTGTGCCGGTGCACGACGACGGTTCGGTGACCTTGGTGCACCAGTACCGCTATGCCGCCGGCGGCTTCATCTGGGAGATCCCGGCCGGCAAGCTCGACGGCGGCGAGGAGCCGATACGATGCGCTGCGCGTGAGTTGCAGGAGGAGGTGGGCCTCGTCGCCGCGGAACTGGTGCAACTGGGGGCGATTTTCACTGCGCCCGGATTTTGCGACGAACGCATCCATCTCTTTCTTGCCCGCAAACTCACGCCGACGGTTCAGCAGCTCGAGGAAGATGAGGTGCTGTCGATCAGCCGGATGCCGCTACAAAGCGCGTTGAGCATGATCCGAGCAGGAGAGATTCAAGACGCGAAGACCATTGCCGGTCTGCACCACGCCGCCGCCTACCTGGCGGGTGAGAGCACGCGGTGA
- a CDS encoding glucose-1-phosphate adenylyltransferase translates to MENVVAVILGGGRGTRLYPLTQLRSKPAVPLVGKYRLVDIPISNCINSGLRNIFVLSQFQSASLNRHVARTYRFDPFSRGFVEILAAEQTEECTDWYQGTADAVRKQLRRFLRPGTDTILVLSGDQLYVMDFRRILEAHVASRADITVAATPVTERDAGEFGILQIDGFGTVTDFVEKPRDVSSLRQLALSEQMLVARGASSGRPYLASMGIYVFRPEVLVGALEDPAQMDFGKEVIPRAIRTHRVHAHFFSGYWEDIGTIRTFYAANIELASGTPPIDLFSERAPIYTRPRFLPPTNLHAARIDESVICEGCRIEDAEIDHSVVGIRSIIGRRVRLSHTVMMGADFYGTPDAPDGQGGVIPVGVGAGSTVEHAIIDKNARIGEGVVIRNQNKVQTLDGPGYYIRDGVVIIPKNGVITPGTVI, encoded by the coding sequence GTGGAAAACGTCGTTGCGGTCATCTTGGGAGGCGGTCGCGGGACCCGGTTGTATCCGCTGACGCAGTTGCGGAGTAAGCCGGCGGTGCCGCTGGTAGGGAAGTACCGCCTCGTCGACATCCCGATCAGTAACTGCATCAACTCCGGGTTGCGCAACATCTTTGTGTTGTCCCAGTTCCAATCGGCGTCGTTGAACCGGCACGTGGCGCGGACCTACCGCTTCGATCCGTTCTCGCGCGGCTTCGTGGAGATACTGGCCGCGGAGCAAACCGAGGAGTGCACGGATTGGTACCAGGGAACCGCCGATGCCGTGCGCAAGCAGCTCCGCCGCTTCTTGCGTCCGGGTACCGACACCATTCTCGTGCTCTCTGGGGATCAACTCTATGTGATGGACTTCCGGCGGATCCTCGAAGCGCATGTCGCCAGCCGCGCCGATATTACGGTGGCCGCCACCCCGGTGACCGAACGTGACGCCGGCGAGTTCGGCATTCTGCAGATCGACGGTTTCGGCACCGTGACCGACTTCGTCGAGAAGCCGCGTGACGTGTCCTCGCTGCGTCAGCTCGCCCTGAGTGAACAGATGTTGGTGGCGCGTGGCGCCTCCAGCGGTCGTCCATACCTGGCATCGATGGGCATCTACGTGTTCCGCCCCGAGGTGCTGGTGGGGGCTCTCGAGGACCCGGCACAAATGGACTTCGGCAAGGAGGTGATTCCCCGGGCCATCCGTACCCACCGGGTGCACGCGCACTTCTTTTCCGGCTACTGGGAGGACATCGGGACCATCCGCACCTTTTACGCCGCCAACATCGAGTTGGCATCGGGCACGCCGCCCATCGACCTCTTCAGCGAACGTGCGCCGATCTATACGCGGCCCCGCTTTCTGCCGCCGACGAATCTGCACGCGGCGCGGATCGACGAGTCGGTGATCTGCGAGGGCTGCCGCATCGAAGACGCGGAAATCGATCACTCGGTGGTCGGCATCCGCAGCATCATCGGGCGCCGCGTCCGCCTGTCGCATACAGTCATGATGGGTGCGGATTTCTATGGCACGCCGGATGCCCCGGACGGTCAGGGCGGTGTGATCCCGGTTGGCGTGGGTGCGGGCAGCACGGTTGAACACGCCATTATCGACAAGAATGCGCGCATTGGTGAGGGCGTGGTGATCCGCAACCAGAATAAGGTCCAGACCCTTGATGGCCCAGGCTACTACATCCGCGATGGGGTGGTGATCATTCCGAAAAACGGCGTCATCACGCCGGGAACAGTCATCTGA